The proteins below come from a single Procambarus clarkii isolate CNS0578487 chromosome 26, FALCON_Pclarkii_2.0, whole genome shotgun sequence genomic window:
- the LOC123756608 gene encoding variable charge X-linked protein 3B-like, translated as MELQLKAGHSTRSQPRSCRDPIGVRLEYTPHKRHLKIRQSVEIEFSDERGIDNKRFPSLSTLESHHRHREPSPSHSSLTEPAPSHSSLTEPTPSHSSLTEPTPSHSSLTEPTPSHSSLTEPAPSHSSLTEPTPSHSSLTEPTPSHSSLTEPTPLHSSLTEPTPSPSSLTEPASSHSSLTEPSPSHSSLTEPASSHSSLTEPAPSHSSLTEPAPSHSSLTEPSPSHSSLTEPAPSHSSLTEPSPSHSSLTEPAPSHSSLTEPAPSHSSLTEPAPSHSSLTEPAPSHSSLTEPAPSHSSLTEPAPSHSSLTEPAPSHSSLTEPAPSHSSLTEPSPSHSSLTEPAPSHPYTWDERVNRRGGSP; from the exons ATGGAGCTACAATTAAAGGCAGGACACTCGACAAGAAGCCAACCCCGATCATGCCGGGACCCCATAGGGGTGCGtctcgagtatacgccccacaaacgtcaccttaagatccgtcagtccgtcgagatcgagttcagtgacgaaagggggattgacaataaaaggttcccctcgctctcgacgttgg AGAGCCATCACCGTCACAGAGAACCATCACCGTCACACTCCAGCCTCACAGAACCAGCACCGTCACACTCCAGCCTCACAgaaccaacaccgtcacactccAGCCTCACAgaaccaacaccgtcacactccAGCCTCACAgaaccaacaccgtcacactccAGCCTCACAGAACCAGCACCGTCACACTCCAGCCTCACAgaaccaacaccgtcacactccAGCCTCACAgaaccaacaccgtcacactccAGCCTCACAGAACCAACACCGTTACACTCCAGCCTCACAGAACCAACACCGTCACCCTCCAGCCTCACAGAACCAGCATCGTCACACTCCAGCCTCACAGAACCATCACCGTCACACTCCAGCCTCACAGAACCAGCATCGTCACACTCCAGCCTCACAGAACCAGCACCGTCACACTCCAGCCTCACAGAACCAGCACCGTCACACTCCAGCCTCACAGAACCATCACCGTCACACTCCAGCCTCACAGAACCAGCACCGTCACACTCCAGCCTCACAGAACCATCACCGTCACACTCCAGCCTCACAGAACCAGCACCGTCACACTCCAGCCTCACAGAACCAGCACCGTCACACTCCAGCCTCACAGAACCAGCACCGTCACACTCCAGCCTCACAGAACCAGCACCGTCACACTCCAGCCTCACAGAACCAGCACCGTCACACTCCAGCCTCACAGAACCAGCACCGTCACACTCCAGCCTCACAGAACCAGCACCGTCACACTCCAGCCTCACAGAACCAGCACCGTCACACTCCAGCCTCACAGAACCATCACCGTCACACTCCAGCCTCACAGAACCAGCACCGTCACATCCCTACACCTGGGATGAGAGAGTCAACCGTAGGGGAGGTAGTCCCTGA